From Carya illinoinensis cultivar Pawnee chromosome 5, C.illinoinensisPawnee_v1, whole genome shotgun sequence, one genomic window encodes:
- the LOC122310796 gene encoding protein LSM12 homolog codes for MAMDGATNSEEFAVGCLLSIKTTLGDDFEAQVITFDRHTNILVLQEGSKAGPRRNIRLLKANYIKEFSFLGQAEDPLDIKKCFLDLNTLLAKEDLAIRQAEAEAERIGVGVTSEAQSIFDALSKTLPVRWDKTVIVVMNEVRVSSPYLPESVNGGTPAANERVKKVLEFERKRLQTRGGGQ; via the exons ATGGCTATGGATGGTGCTACCAACTCTGAGGAATTCGCCGTGGGCTGCTTGCTCTCCATCAAGACCACCTTAGGCGACGACTTTGAAGCTCAGGTCATCACCTTCGACCGCCACACCAACATTCTCGTCCTTC AAGAGGGTTCGAAGGCGGGACCTCGCCGGAACATACGGTTGTTGAAGGCCAACTACATAAAGGAGTTTTCGTTCTTGGGCCAAGCCGAAGATCCActtgatataaaaaaatgtttcctTGATCTTAATACTCTGCTCGCTAAAGAAGATTTGGCCATTAG ACAAGCAGAGGCTGAGGCCGAGAGGATAGGTGTGGGTGTTACCAGCGAGGCTCAGAGCATTTTTGACGCCTTGTCCAAAAC GCTTCCAGTGCGCTGGGACAAGACTGTCATAGTTGTTATGAATGAGGTGCGTGTGAGTAGTCCATATCTCCCAGAATCTGTTAATGGAGGAACTCCTGCTGCCAATGAGAGGGTGAAGAAAGTG CTTGAGTTTGAGAGGAAGAGATTGCAAACTCGTGGTGGTGGTCAGTGA